The DNA window CCCTCAGCGATCCGGAAGGCCGGCGCTCGCTCCGCGATCTGCTGCCGCCGGGTCCGCGGCTCTTTCCGGTCGGGCGCCTCGACGCCGACACCAGCGGACTTCTGCTGCTCACCAACGACGGCGAGCTCGCCCACCATCTCATGCATCCGCGCTACGGCGTCGCCAAGCGCTATCGCGTTCACGTGGATCGTGCGCCGAACGAGCGCGAGCTGGCGCGGCTCCAGAACGGCGTCGAGTTCGAGCCCGGAATCGTCAGCTCGCCCGCCCAGGTGTGGTTGCGCGACTCGGATTCCGGCGAGGCGGTGATCGAGCTGGCGCTTCACGAGGGGCGACAGCGCCAGGTGCGCCGCATGTGCGAGGCGGTCGGGCTCACGGTGAGGCGGCTCCATCGCTACGGCTATGGGCCGCTCAAGCTCGGCGATCTGACGCGCGGCCTGTGGCGCGAGCTGTCCGATGAAGAGGTGGCGGCCTTGCGGGCCGCCTCGGCGAGGCCGCAGCTGCGGGGGTCGAGAGGCTCGCAGTTCACGGGGCGGCGCAGCTTCGAGCGCGATCGCGCTCGACCGCGCCGGAGATTTCACGCCGTCGAGGAGCGCCGCCCGCGATTCGAAAGCCGGCCCCGCGATGAGGGTCGGGCGAAACTCGAGAGCGGCTCCCGCGATGAGCGCCGCCCGCAATTCGAGAGCCGGCCCCGCGACGAGCGCCGCCCGCGATTCGAGGGTCGCTCCCGCGTTGAGGGTCGGGCGAAACTCGAGAGCCGCTCCCGCGGCGAGCGCCGCCCGCGTCTCGGGCGCAGTGGGCGGGAAGCGGGTAGGCGGCCCCTCGCTCCACGCCCCGCTCGGCGAGATGGCCGCCGGCCTGGCCCGCTCGAGGCGCCCGCGGGCGGTCCCCGCAGACGCGCTCGCGGACCCCGGCAGCGGCCATTCGAACCCCGCCCGCAGCGACCCTGGCGCCGGGGAGACGAGCGGCCGAGCGGGGCAAATCCGCCACGTCCCGGGCGCAGGCCCTCAGCCGCTGGCCCCTCGAAGCGCCGCCGCCGCGGCGCGCCGCGGACCGCCGCCACGGAGCGGCCATTCGAGCGGTTCAGGCGCCGGCGCCCAACCTCTTGAAGTGCTGGGCATTGCAGTACTAGCGTTGAGGTGACGCGCGAGCGTCGAAAATCCCGAGCCTCGGTCCGCCTGCGGGAACGATTCCTGCGCATGGGGGCGTGTTCCGTTTGTCATGCAGGCAAGGGTGGCCTGTGCGCGCGGTCAGCGGGCGCGCTCACGCACGGAAGCTCCTCGCTCCGGTCCGTCTGGAACCGGAGGTCCGAGGCCCGGTTTGCAGCTCGATCGTGTTCCGCCGCGAATCTCCCCACCAGAAACTGGAACGCTTCCGCCCGCAAGCGGGGTAGGAAGCGTGGGCCCCGTCACGCCGGAGCCGGTGTTGTCGCCTGCCCGGCGGCCGGGAGTTCTCCAGTGGATCTTGGCGGCACTGGTGACGCTCATGTTGCTCGGGACCGGGGAGCCCTGGCGGGCGGACCCGAGGTTCCGCTCTCCCGGCGCCACGCTGGATACCTACTGGCAGGCGCTGCGGAACGATGACGATTTCACGGCCGAGGAATGCCTGATCGAACCCGGGCGCGATCTGCCGTCGCCCGGCAGCTTGTGGTTCCTGCCGCCGACGACCGCGCTGCGCCTCGCGAACGTGCGTTCGCTGCCGGTCGAGAGTGGCCGGGTGATGGTCACGTACGAAGTGCGCTTCGTTCCGCTCGGCGGGGGCGGCGAGCAGGTGTTCAAGACCGCCGCCGAGCTGATTCGCAATCGAGGCGAGTGGCGTATCGGCCGGCCGATCGGAGAAGTGAGTCTGCCGGAGTGGAAGCCCATTCCGCGGACGGTTGACAGCTGAGATGAGGGACTCCTAGGGTCTCTCGTCCGGCCGGAGGGGAGAGAACCCGAGGAAATATGAAGCACCTACGCTCCGCGCTGCCGCTCGTCCTGATCGTCTCCCTCCTCGGCAGCCGCCCGGCCCAGGCCACGAAATACGCCGGTGAATTCCTCAAGATTCCGGTCGGCGCCCGCGCGATCGGCATGGGCGGCGGCTTCACGGCGGTCGCCGACGACGCCTCGGCGCCCTACTGGAACCCCGCAGGAATGGTCTACCTGCCCTACCGGGAAGTCACGGCGCAGCACGACTGGCGATTCGGCGACCTGCTGGTGCACGACTATCTCGGCGGCGTGATGCCGCTCGGCGGCGAGACCGGAAAGAAGGCCGCGCTCGGCGTCACGCTGATCCGGCTGTCCACCGACGACATTCCCGTCACTCCGCGCCCCGGCGATCTCAAGCCCGGCGAGTTCCTCGACTACGGGGCCGACGGCCAGCCGGGAACCTTCGACTTCGGCGAAGGCGACGGGAAGTGGGAGGTGGGCGAGCGCCTGCTGATCCCGCCCGATCGCATCTTCATGGCTAGCAGCTACGACGCCGCCGGCATGATCTCGTACGCGCGACAGCACGGCCCTCACTGGGCCTACGGGCTCAACCTCAAGTTCGTTCACAGCAGCATCCCCGACACGATTCCCGGCCAGCACGTGACCTCGTGGGGCGCCGGGCTCGACGGCGGCCTCCTCTACATGCCCACCGACGCCATCACGCTCAGCGCATCCGCCCACGATCTCACCACCACGTACATCGCCTGGAGCAATGGCACGCACGAGCAGATATCGCCCACGCTCGACACCGGCATCGGCGTCAACTTCTTCCCCGCGCCGCGGCACGCGATCACCTGGGGATTCGACCTGGCGTGGGGGTTCGAACGCCGCAGCCTGGACAGCGAGATCTCGCTGGGCGGGCAGACCTGGGACATCCGCACCGGCCTCGAGTACTGGTACGCGAACATGGTGGCGCTGCGCGCGGGCGCCTACGGCAAGGATCTCACCCTGGGGGCCGGCGTTCGCTACAAGCAGTTCGGCGCCGACTACGCCGTGTCGATCACGCGCTTCTTCGCGTCCGACAATCCCGACTTCCCGAGCGACACGTCGTTCGATCCTTCCCAGCTGATTTCGATTGGCTGGAGCTGGTAACCGGGAAGGCAGCGCCTCCGATCGGCGATCGCGGCGAGGCTCGGTCGCTCCCCGCGACGAAGTATCTCGAGGAATCCGTCTTGCTCCTCGCGCTCACGCGCCTTGCGCTCCACGATCCGAGGCGCGGCTCCGCCGGTTCTTGACCTAGCGCGAATCGCTACATAACCTGCCGGCTTCGAGTTCCGCCGCCGAGTGCGTCGCGGCGCTCCGGGGGGAAGCCGTGCGCCACACCATGATGCTGGTGCTGTCGGGGGGCGGGGGCGAGCGCCTCGGGGTGCTGACCGCTGAACGAGCGGTGAGCGCCGTGCCCTTCGGCGGCAAGTACCGCGTCATCGACTTCGTGCTGAGCAACTGCTGCCATTCGGGCGGCGAGCGGATCGGGGTGCTCACCCAGCACGCGCCCACCTCGCTGCACGATCACATCGGCGCCGGCCGGCCCTGGGATCTCGATCGGCGCGGCGGCGGCGTCACCATCCTCCAGCCCTATCTCACCCGCAGTCACGCCGGCTGGTACCGCGGCACCGCCGACGCGATCGCGCAGAACTGGGATTTCATCGAGGAGCGCCATCCGCAGCGCGTGCTGATCCTCTCGGGCGACCACGTCTATCGCATGGACTATCGCGCGCTGCTCGCCACTCATCTCGAGCGCCGCTCCTCGGCCACCATCGCGGTGACGCGGGTGCCGGCCGATCAGACGCGGCGATTCGGCATGGCCACCGTGGATCGCGAGGGGCGCGTCACCGCCCTGGTCGAGAAGCCCGAGCGCGCCGACACGCCGTTCGCGTCGATGGGCATCTACCTGTTCGACACCGAGGCGCTCGGCGAGCTGATCCAGTCGAAGCCGGTGGACATGGTGCTCGATGTGCTTCGGCCCATGCTGCAGGCGGGAGGGCGGGTCGTCGCTCACGAGTTCCAGGGGTTCTGGGAGGACGTCGGGACGGTGGGCTCGCTGTATCGGGCCAACCTCGAGCTGGTGGCACCGGTGCCGAGGTTGGTGTTGGACGACCAGCGCTGGCCCATCCTCACGCGCGACGAGGAACGCCCCCCGGTGCGCATCGGCTCGAGCGCGATCCTCGAGGACAGCCTGGTCGCGAACGGCTGCCGCGTCTCGGGCGCCGTGCGGCGCTCGGTGCTGTCGCCCGGCGTGAGCGTCGAAGCCGGCGCCGAGGTGGTGGAGTCGGTGGTGATGAGTGACGTGCGCATCGAGCGTGGCGCGCACGTGCGCCACGCGATACTCGACAAGTACGTCCGCGTCGGCGCCGGCGCCGAAATCGGCTCCGGAGAACCTCCCCAGCACCGGGAGCACGCCTGGCTCGAGGGCCTGACCCTGGTGGGCAAGGACGCGGTGGTGCCGGCGGGCGCGCGGCTCGGGCGCGCGGTGATGGTGGGAGTGGGCGCGACGCCCGGCTCGTTCGGCGACGGACCCGTGGATGCCGGCACCGTGATCCCGAGCCGGGTGTGGCACGAGGTGTCGGAGTGAGGACCACGCGCTACGCCTTCATTCTCGCCGGAGGCGTGGGCAGCCGGCTGTGCCTGCTCGCCGAACGGCGCGCCAAGCCGGCGGTACCGTTCGGCGGCAAGTACCGGATCATCGACTTCACGCTGTCGAACTGCGTGAACTCGGGCATCTTCGACATCGGCGTGCTGACGCAATACCGGCCGACCTCGCTCAATCAGCACATCGGAACCGGGAGACCCTGGGATCTCGACCGAAATCGCGGCGGGGTCCAAATCCTGCAGCCCGCACTGGGTATGCTGGAGAGCGACTGGTATCAGGGCACCGCCGACGCGATCTACCGCAATCTGATCCATCTGCGCCGTCGCCGCACCGATCAGGTGTTGATCCTGTCGGGCGACCATGTCTACAAGATGGACTACAACGTGCTGTTCGCCTTCCACACCGCGAAGGGTGCGGGGGTCACGGTGGCGGTCACCGAGGTGCCGGAGTCGCAGGTCAGCTCGTTCGGCATCCTCGAAACCGACGCCAACGGGCGTGTGATCGCATTCCGCGAGAAGCCGAAGTCGTCGCCCTCGCGGCTCGCCTCGATGGGCGTCTACCTGTTCGATCGCGAATCGCTGATCCGCTGGCTGGTGGAAGACGCCGAGGATCCCGGTTCGAGCCACGACTTCGGCAAGGACCTGCTGCCGCGCCTGGTGGCGCGCGACGCCGGCGTCTACGCCTATCGCTTCGGCGACTACTGGCAGGACGTGGGAACGCTCGACTCCTACTACGAGGCCAACCTCGCGTTTCTCTCGAAGACTCCGCCGCTCGATCTCGCCGATCCCGACTGGATCATCCACACGCAGAGCGCCGATCGCGCGCCGGTTCGCTTCGAGCACGGCGGCCGCGTCGCCGAGAGTCTGGTGGCGAACGGCTGCCGCATCGCCGGCCGCGTCGAGCGCTCGGTGCTGTTCCCGGGCGTCACGGTGGCGCGCGGCGCCACGGTGCGCGACAGCATCGTCATGCATGATACGGTCGTGGGTCGCGAGGCGGTGGTGGACCGCGCGATCGTCGACAAGGAGGTTCACGTCGGCGAGCAGGCGGTGATCGGCTCCGGCGAAGCGCGCACCCCGAACCGCGCCTGCCCCGAACATCTCTCGAGCGGGCTGCTGGTGGTGGGCAAGGGCGCGCGCCTCCCCGCCCGGCTGAAGGTCGGGCGCAACGCGCGGATCGGCGCGTTCGTCACCGAATCGGCGTTCGCCGGCGATGTCCCGGCCGGCGGCGTGGTGGACGGCCCGGAGTCCATGCATTGAGGCGGTCGCGGATGATGCAAAGCCGGAGAGCTTCTCGATGACGCTTCGATTGCAGGCGGTGGTGAATGGCGAGCCGCGCATCTGGCCGCTCCAGGGCGAGCGCCTGGGGATCGGCCGCTCGTCGCGCAATGCCATCCAAATCGCCGACGCGACCGTCTCCAAGGAGCACGCCGAGATCGTCCATCTCGCCGACGGCTGGTGGATCCGCGACCTCGGCAGCCGCAACGGGACACGCGTGAACCAGCAGGAGGCGCCGCAACCCACCCGGCTCCAGGAATCCGACCTGCTCGAGATCGGCAGCGTCATCCTGCGCGTGCTGGGGGAGGCCGCCGAGGAACTGACCCAGTGGACACCCTCTCAGGGCGTCAGCTCGTCGCTCCGGCTCAACGCGCGCGACATTCTCGGCCGCAGCGGCTCGACCGCCGCGAGTCCTGGGCTGGTCCATGTGCTGGCTGAAGCCGGCCGCGTGCTGGTGTTGCCGCGCCCGCTGCATGAAACCTGCGAGGAGATCCTCAAGTTCGTCGAGAAGGCGATTCCCGCCAGCCGCCTGATCCTGCTGCTGCGCGATCGACCGGGCGCCGAGCCGGTGCAAATGGCGGGTCGCTTCCGCGGTGGCAGCGCGCGGCAGCCGCTCGCGATCTCTCGCGCCATCCTCGACACCGTGCTCAACGAATGCACGTCGGTGATCACCGCCGATGCCGCGATGGATCCGCGCTTTGCCGCGCGCGAGAGCATCATCGCGCTCGCCGTGCATTCGGCGATGGCGGTGCCGCTGTTCGACAACGAGAAGGTGCTGGGCGTGCTCTACGCCGACACTTCCGACTTCACCGTCACCTACGGGCAGGAGCAACTCGAGATTCTGACCCTGCTCGGCAACATGGCGGCGGTGAAGATCACCAACGCCCGGCTGCTCGAAGCCGAACAGGCCAGCCAGCGCATGGCGCAGGAGCTGGCCACTGCCACGCGCATCCAGCAGAACCTGCTGCCCGACCCGCCGGTGGGGCTGGCCGGGTGGGAGTGCGCGGCGCGCCTGCTCACCTGCTACGAAGTGGGCGGCGATCTCTACGATTTCTACCTGCGCCCGGACGGCCGCCTGATCTTCGCGCTCGGCGACGTGTCAGGAAAGGGAATGGGCGCGGCGCTGCTGATGTCCTCGGTGCTGTCGTCGGCACGCGTTCTCTACGACGCCGCCGGCGAGGTCGGCGAGCTGGTGCGCCGGCTCAACGCGGTGGTGCACCGCGGCACCGACTCCGGCCACTTCGTGACGCTGTTCCTCGGCGAGCTGGACCTGGGGAGCGGCCGACTCACCTACGTGAACGCCGGCCACAATGCGCCGCTGGTGCTCGGCCCGAACGGTGTCACCGCGCTGCCTGCGGACGGCGTGCCGCTCGCCGTGCTCCCGGAGTTCCCGTACGAGAGCCGCTCGATCGAGCTCCAGCCCGGCTCGCTGTTCGCGCTGTTCACCGACGGCATTCCCGAGGCGCGAAACGGAGAGGAATTCTTCGGCGACGATCGCATCCGCGATGCCCTGCTCGAGCTGGCGAAGCTGCCCGACCTCGAGCAAGTGGCCGACGGGCTGGTGGAGAAGGTCGAAGCGTTCACGGCCGGCGGCCAGCGGAGTGATGACATCACGCTGGTCATGCTGCGGCGCGCCGGCTAGGCGCGCGTCCGAATCGGCCGTCTAACCGTTCGGCAGCCTGAGACGCTGCCCGGCGCGAACCCGGCTGCTGGTGAGGCCGTTGGCGCGCATCAACGACGTGACACTCACTCCATGTCGCTTGGCGATGTCCGACAGCGTGTCGCCCGACTGGACCACCACATGAGGCGAGCCGTCGTCGGCGATGGCGCTGGTCTGGCGCGATCGCGAGTGGTGGCGTCGCTTCGGCGGCGCCTTGAGCCCGGCGATCTGGGCGCTGTCGGCGGCGGCGGCCTCGACACCGGCGCTGTCGGCCGCGCTCGAGCGGATCTTCAGCCGCGTGCCGCGGCGGAGGTAGGTCGTGCTCAGATGGTTCCAGCGCCGGATGTCGGAGGCCGAGCACCCGTATTGATCGGCGATCGAGGCGAGCGTCTCGCCGCGATGCACGACGTGCGTGGTGCGGCCTTCGGCGGTGGACTGCCCGGAGAGCTGGGCCGGGACCTTGAGCTCGCGCGGCGGCACGTACGAGGTCGAAGCGCGCGGATCGCTCGCGTCCACCAGCAACGGCGCATCCAGGTCGCGGGACGCCGGGACCGCCAGCACCATCCCTCGGCGGAGCGGACGCTTGCGGCCGATGCCATTCGCGCGTGCGAGGGCCTGAGCGCTGACATGGTACTGATTCGCGATCGCCTGCAGGGTTTCGCCGCTGCGCACGCGGTGTCTCACCGTCACGTCGGCCAGCGGAATCGAAGCGCCCGCCTGCAGCTTGCTCGAAATCAGCTCGCCCTTGCCGCGCGGCACGCGGACGGTGGTGATGCCGTCCTTGCCGGGCAGCGCGTGGCGCACCACCGCGGGGTTCAGCTCCTTGAGCTCGTCCACGCCGCACTCGGCGAGCCGCGCCACGCTGCGCAGATCCACCGCGCCCTTGAGCGCGACTTCGTCGAACTCCATCGGGTCGTCGAGCTCGACGTCGTCGAATCCGTACTTGACCGGATCCCGACTGATCGCCAGTACCGCCATGAACTGCGGGACGTAGTCCTCGGTCTGTCGAGGCAGCTTGAGGTCCCAGTAGTTGGTGGTGCCCTGGCTCTTGATCGCGCGCAGGATGGTGCCTTCGCCGGCGTTGTACGAAGCCAGCGCCAGCGGCCAGTCGCCGAAGATCGAGTACAGGTGTTTCAGGTAGCGGGCGGCGGCCACCGTGGACTTCTCCGGGTCCTTGCGCTCGTCCACCCACTGGTTGACGTCGAGGCCGAACAGCCGGGCGCTCGAGCGCACGAATTGCCACGGGCCGACCGCGTGCGAGACCGAGCGGGCGTTGAGATTGAAGCCGCTCTCCACGAACACCAGGTGCACGAGATCGGGCGGCAGGCCCTCTCGCTGGAGGATGGTGCGGAACAGACTCATGTAGCGGCCGGAGCGCTTGAGCCAGCGCTCGAAGGTCGAGCGGCCGTTGCCGGTGAAGAACTCGATCCAGCGATAGACGTCCGTGTTGAACTGAGGCTGCAGCTCCTCGACGGCGGGGGCGTTGAGCACGCGCTCGTCGGCCTCGTTGCCCGGCTCGACCGGCGGCTGCGATTCCCAGTCGTGCCGGGCGACGTCGCGCAGGCCCTCGAATCGGCTCTGCAGATCCACCAGTTCGAGACGTTCGGTGGCGTTGGGATCCGCCGAGAGATCGGCCTCGATCTCGATCAAAGACTGGATGGCCGCCTGGAGCGCCAGCTCGGGCCGGCCATCGTGCTTGAGCTTCCAGGCCCGCTGGTAGGCCGAGCGCAGCTCGCCGAGCCGGGGCGCGCGCGTCGAATCGGCGGGCGCGGCGGCCAGGACCTGAGCACGCGACGGGCCCGCCCAGAGGGGGGCGAGCGCCAGCGCCGCGAGCAGCAGGAGCACGATCGGTCTCGTCTTCTTCGTCAAAGGAACTCTCCCGGGACCCCAGGCTCGGCCCTGCCCGAACCGCGGCAAGCTACCGGCTCCGGCATGCAGGATGCAAGCCGGGCCGTGCGGGTTGACCCATGGAAAGAGTCGACCCGCTCGATTCTGGAGAGGTTAGCCGGCCACCACCCCATTCCGGCCGCAAGAGCTATGCCACAAGTTCGTAACTCATTGACACTTGCGCGGCACTTGGCTAGCGTGCCGCTGACGCGTGCAGGCACTGCCGTGCCCGTTCCAAGGGGAGGGAACCCCTCAATATGAATGTGGCCACCACTGAGCTCCGCCAGTGGATGGTTTCGGCCCGCGGCCGTGGCGAAGTCCTGACCACATCGGTCCGCGGACCCGGCATCGAGGTGGTGCTGCTGGGGGCACCGGCCAGCTTCGATGCCGACGAGCTCGAAGCCTGGTTGCGCGACCTGGTGGCCGTCTCTCGCGAGACCGCCGCTGGCGACACCGGCGCTCGCCCGATTCCGGCACTCCTTCATCATCTCCTCACCGGTCTGCTGTTCTCGCATGCCGAGCTCTGGAGCCGCTCGAAGCAAACCGCTCCACTCTCGATGGCGTTCGTGCGAACGCCTCAACAGGTCGCGTTCGGCTGGGTGGGAGAGACGACTCCCGATCTGTGGCTCGATGATCAGCACGTGACGGTGGAGTGGGTGAGGATCCGCGATCAGGCCGGCAACGAAGCGCGCTCGCTCGCGATCGACTCGCGCCATCGCGTCCGACTCCACATGGGGCTCGATATTCCCTTCGGCACGCAGCCGATCGCGGCCTCGGTGGATGCGGCCTGGGTGCCCGAATCCGATCCGGACCCGACGCCGGTGGCGGTCGTGTCGCCCCCGCAGGCGCTCGCCGATCAGCCGACCTCGCCGCCGGGCGCCGCCGCCCCCGGTGAGACGCCGGCGGAGCCATCCGGCTCGGATTGGACCGTGGTCTACGACGGCGAATCGGCGCCCGAGGAAGCGGGCGCCGAATCCCAGCAGCACCGGCCGAGCGGCAACTGGTGGCATCGCATCACCGGCTGGCTCACCCGGCGCCAGCGCCCGCGACCGGCGGCCGATGTCACTCGAGAGACCCCGGATGCCGGCGCGATCTCGGAGTGGAGCGAAGAGCAGATCGCCGCCGGTTCGTTGCCCGATCAGGTTCCGCCTAGTCCCGAGCCGGCGGAGCTGACCGCGCGGACCGTCGAGCCGACCCCGCTCCCGGTGATCGAAGCGCTGACCCCTGCTCCGGCCGAGCCCGAGGCGCTCGCGCCGCCGGCGGCTCCCGCGGTCACTGCGCCCCAGGCACCTGCTCCGCTGGCCGCGACGCCCCCGCTCGCGCCATCCGCTCCGCTGGCCGCGCCGAGCGCTCCGCTGGCCGCGCCATCCGCTCCGCCGGCCGCGCCGAGCGCTCCGCTGGCCGCGCCATCCGCTCCGCCGGTGGGAAGCCTGTCGGACTTCCGTCTCGAAGGAGTGACTCCCTGGGAGCCCAGCAGTCAGACGGTAGGTCCACCACCGCTCCCCGGTTCGATCACGGCACGCAACCCCTCGATGTTCGTGCCACGCAGCACGGGACCTGTGCCGCTGTCGCCTGCACCCGCGGTGCAGCCGCAGCCGTCGGCCGCGCCGGTCGCGATTCCTCCCGCGGAGTCGGGCTCGATGGCGCCGCCGCCAGCGCCGCCCGCCTACGTGCCGCAGGGCAAGGTGACGGTGCGATCGTCGCCGTCGCGGCCGCAGGCTTCAGCCGCGCCTCGGGTTCCCGCGAACGTCGCGCCGGCAGCACCCGCCGTGCAGCCGTCTCCAATCGCGACCGCGCCGATCGCCAGTGCGCCGCCACCCGCGCCGCCGCCCGCGGCTTCCATCCCGCCGCCAGTTCCGACGGCGAACCTCGTGCCGGTCGAGCCGCTCGTGGAACCGATGGAGCTTTCTCCTGCCGACCTCGCCCCGGCGAGCGAACCGCCGATGGCGACCGATCCGCTCGCGGAAACGGCCTTCGAAACTCGCCGCACCCCGCCACGCCCAAGAACGCGCGTGCCCCTGCATCCCGAGTGGCCGGCCGCCGAGCCGCCGCGCGTCGTGCGTCCCTGGTGGAGTCGGCCCTGGGCCTGGGGGGCGCTCGTGGTGCTGCTGTTCCTGATCGGATGGATGGTGGGCGGAATCCAGACCGATCGCGAGGTGGGGGAGAGCAACGCCTTCAGTCATCTGCTCCGCGCGGTGGGGCTCGGCGGCGCGCGTTATGAAGTCGAAGTGAGCAGTCACCCGCCGGGTGCGTGGATCGCGGTGGACGGAAAGGATCTCGTGCGAAGGACTCCGGCCACCCTCGAAGTGGCACCCGGAACTCACACCGTGAGCCTCTCATTCGCGGATCTGGGAAGCGCCTCGTTCACGGTGAAGGGCATGCGCGGGGATCACGTGCCGCTCGAGGCCCGGCTGTGGGGATCGCTCTCCGTCTATTCGGGTGACAGCTCGATTCCGGTGGCGGTGACCGTGGATGGGACGCCCCGCGGGCTCGCGCCGGTGACCGTCGACAGCATGATGCCCGGCGCGCACGATCTTCACTTCTCGGGACCCGGCCTCCAGTCGTGGGGACAGACCGTGCAGGTGCGCGTCAACGAGACCGCGCAGGTGGTGGCGCGGCCCATGTCCTCGCCGGCCACCGGCGTCATCGACGTGCGCGCGAGCTGGACCGATGCCGAGGGCTCCGAAGACCTGAACGGCGCGAACGTTTACGTGGATGGCGAGCATCGCGGCGTCACGCCGCTCACGCTCGAGCTCCCGCGAGGTCCGCACAGCGTGCGCGTCGAGAGCCGCGGGGAGCAGTCGCTGGTTCAGGTGATCGATCTCCCCGGCGGGAACCAGCGCTTTGCCAAATTCGAGCTGGGGCTCGCCGCCGATCGGCCCCGGCTCCAGGTGCTCGGCCTGCCGCTGCGGCTGAGCCCCGATCAGACCACCGTGCTCTCCGCCAACCTCGACGGCGTCACGCCGGGCGAAGTGCGCGACATGTGGCTGCACGTTCGCCAGCCCGAGGGCACCTGGCGACGCTACGAGATGACGACGATGAAGTCGCCGGGCGGCGTGGTGGGCTCGGCGGTATTCCCGATCACGCTGCTCGACGATCAGGGGCGCACGCTGTTCTACGTGAGCTCGTCCACCACCACCGG is part of the Candidatus Sulfotelmatobacter sp. genome and encodes:
- a CDS encoding PEGA domain-containing protein, producing MATTELRQWMVSARGRGEVLTTSVRGPGIEVVLLGAPASFDADELEAWLRDLVAVSRETAAGDTGARPIPALLHHLLTGLLFSHAELWSRSKQTAPLSMAFVRTPQQVAFGWVGETTPDLWLDDQHVTVEWVRIRDQAGNEARSLAIDSRHRVRLHMGLDIPFGTQPIAASVDAAWVPESDPDPTPVAVVSPPQALADQPTSPPGAAAPGETPAEPSGSDWTVVYDGESAPEEAGAESQQHRPSGNWWHRITGWLTRRQRPRPAADVTRETPDAGAISEWSEEQIAAGSLPDQVPPSPEPAELTARTVEPTPLPVIEALTPAPAEPEALAPPAAPAVTAPQAPAPLAATPPLAPSAPLAAPSAPLAAPSAPPAAPSAPLAAPSAPPVGSLSDFRLEGVTPWEPSSQTVGPPPLPGSITARNPSMFVPRSTGPVPLSPAPAVQPQPSAAPVAIPPAESGSMAPPPAPPAYVPQGKVTVRSSPSRPQASAAPRVPANVAPAAPAVQPSPIATAPIASAPPPAPPPAASIPPPVPTANLVPVEPLVEPMELSPADLAPASEPPMATDPLAETAFETRRTPPRPRTRVPLHPEWPAAEPPRVVRPWWSRPWAWGALVVLLFLIGWMVGGIQTDREVGESNAFSHLLRAVGLGGARYEVEVSSHPPGAWIAVDGKDLVRRTPATLEVAPGTHTVSLSFADLGSASFTVKGMRGDHVPLEARLWGSLSVYSGDSSIPVAVTVDGTPRGLAPVTVDSMMPGAHDLHFSGPGLQSWGQTVQVRVNETAQVVARPMSSPATGVIDVRASWTDAEGSEDLNGANVYVDGEHRGVTPLTLELPRGPHSVRVESRGEQSLVQVIDLPGGNQRFAKFELGLAADRPRLQVLGLPLRLSPDQTTVLSANLDGVTPGEVRDMWLHVRQPEGTWRRYEMTTMKSPGGVVGSAVFPITLLDDQGRTLFYVSSSTTTGDEFFSEILPALQATPTPKK